In Alkalihalobacillus sp. FSL W8-0930, a single window of DNA contains:
- a CDS encoding pyridoxamine 5'-phosphate oxidase family protein: MNQEELRGKIEKIMDEHYTGTLATVVRDQPLTRYMTFFHEGLTLYTPTSIDTHKTDEIEANPNVHVLLGYEGEGFGDTFIEFEGKAKIKEDKETKHELWNDHLEKYFEGPDDPKLVFLELTPTNIRLMNKTGEPPLSLDL; the protein is encoded by the coding sequence ATGAATCAAGAAGAACTAAGAGGAAAGATTGAAAAGATTATGGACGAGCACTATACAGGAACATTGGCAACGGTTGTACGTGACCAGCCACTAACACGTTATATGACGTTTTTCCATGAGGGATTAACTCTTTATACGCCTACAAGTATTGATACACACAAAACGGACGAAATTGAAGCGAATCCAAATGTTCATGTATTACTTGGCTACGAAGGAGAAGGCTTTGGTGATACATTTATCGAGTTTGAAGGAAAAGCAAAGATCAAAGAGGATAAAGAGACAAAGCATGAGCTTTGGAATGATCATCTAGAGAAATATTTTGAAGGTCCAGACGATCCAAAGCTAGTTTTCCTAGAGCTAACACCAACAAACATCCGTTTAATGAATAAAACAGGTGAGCCACCGTTGTCGCTTGATTTATAA
- a CDS encoding organic hydroperoxide resistance protein, whose translation MADVLYTSKATAVGGREGHVKSSDSNIDMDLVKPGTSGGTNPEQLFAAGYSSCFDGALNLIASKENKEIDSEITAAVSLVKDTSDDGFKIAVELKALIGGVSQSEAEDLVEKAHAFCPYSKATRGNVDVKLTVDTK comes from the coding sequence ATGGCAGATGTTTTATACACTTCAAAAGCAACAGCAGTAGGTGGAAGAGAAGGTCACGTGAAATCGAGTGATTCCAATATTGATATGGATCTAGTGAAACCAGGAACATCTGGCGGAACAAATCCCGAACAATTATTTGCAGCAGGGTACTCTTCATGCTTTGATGGAGCCCTTAATCTAATTGCTTCAAAAGAAAACAAAGAAATTGATTCTGAAATTACAGCGGCTGTTAGTCTTGTTAAAGACACATCAGATGATGGATTCAAAATTGCTGTAGAATTAAAAGCGCTAATCGGAGGCGTTTCACAGAGTGAAGCTGAAGATTTAGTTGAAAAAGCACACGCGTTTTGCCCATATTCAAAAGCAACACGAGGAAATGTTGATGTAAAGCTAACTGTAGACACAAAATAA
- a CDS encoding VLRF1 family aeRF1-type release factor has translation MIESEELQQLRDQRCENGCLTIYLSTDQGQMDQKKGEWKIRLKNGLKKLEEYLESSSTDEISSYQSIRKIAEEEILNNQTSLTKSLVFIGSSDGDWQLKKLQVPLENDFRWEKQPVLDQLEQKLEAYPKTGILLIQKQDVVAVETVLGEVEAENVYSWDAESEDWKMYQGSSSSNVAGAAIHKDQFDQRFEANQQRWFKQLAAKIQKKAKKNGWNGVYLVGSPDQTSDFEKQLTMNNVEVVKKNLTKLKSNEIINELFAS, from the coding sequence ATGATTGAATCAGAAGAACTCCAACAATTGAGAGACCAAAGATGCGAAAACGGTTGCTTGACGATTTACTTAAGCACAGACCAAGGTCAGATGGATCAGAAGAAAGGCGAATGGAAAATTCGTTTAAAGAATGGATTAAAGAAACTAGAAGAGTACTTAGAAAGTAGCTCGACGGATGAAATAAGTTCATATCAATCCATTCGGAAAATCGCAGAAGAAGAGATTTTAAACAACCAAACAAGCTTAACCAAGTCACTTGTATTTATTGGGTCATCCGATGGTGACTGGCAGCTTAAGAAGCTGCAAGTGCCACTTGAGAATGATTTTAGGTGGGAAAAACAGCCTGTACTTGACCAATTAGAACAAAAGCTTGAGGCGTACCCGAAAACAGGCATCCTTTTAATTCAAAAACAAGATGTTGTTGCAGTTGAAACGGTTCTCGGTGAAGTTGAAGCAGAGAATGTTTACTCGTGGGATGCCGAAAGTGAAGATTGGAAGATGTACCAAGGGTCCAGCTCCAGTAATGTAGCTGGAGCAGCCATTCATAAAGATCAATTTGATCAACGATTCGAAGCCAATCAGCAAAGGTGGTTTAAGCAATTAGCCGCAAAAATTCAGAAAAAAGCAAAGAAAAATGGCTGGAATGGCGTATATCTTGTGGGATCTCCTGATCAAACAAGTGATTTTGAAAAGCAACTGACAATGAATAACGTTGAAGTTGTAAAGAAAAATTTAACGAAACTAAAATCAAATGAAATCATCAATGAATTGTTTGCTTCTTAG
- a CDS encoding TetR/AcrR family transcriptional regulator encodes MKETIIRQALQLFSKEGYTTTSMQSIAEECGISKASLYKYFDSKEELLIQVFEQSLTSMFQQAQEITVNDSLSRRERFVQKIILELEVNQEQRAFVNLIIRAMPVHQNQKVRDLMSRTKSALMNWHKRSLLEAYGEEISPFVWDLVVVFQGTIREYIVLMMDDYKVLDKNNIAELLVSHFDAIVASFNKKHTVLSTSLMSEYETFNLFDKQRSEEEIFMDIVSHISHKAESLSPEKKNEVQNAIQQLLYYLKRDEDNFLLIEALCLYIDARVSIKDEIERITQLLKNRQCKEGYST; translated from the coding sequence ATGAAAGAAACAATCATTCGTCAAGCTCTGCAATTGTTCTCAAAAGAAGGGTATACAACAACGTCTATGCAAAGCATTGCAGAGGAGTGTGGAATTTCCAAAGCCTCTCTCTATAAATATTTTGATTCTAAAGAAGAGCTCTTAATTCAAGTTTTTGAACAAAGTCTTACTAGTATGTTTCAACAAGCGCAAGAAATTACTGTAAATGACTCTCTCTCTAGAAGAGAGCGATTTGTTCAGAAGATTATTCTTGAGCTTGAGGTCAATCAAGAACAACGAGCATTTGTGAATTTAATCATACGAGCGATGCCTGTTCATCAAAATCAAAAAGTAAGAGATCTGATGAGCCGTACCAAATCAGCATTAATGAATTGGCATAAAAGAAGTTTGCTTGAAGCTTATGGAGAAGAGATCAGCCCATTTGTTTGGGATCTTGTTGTTGTTTTTCAAGGAACCATCCGTGAATATATTGTATTGATGATGGATGATTACAAGGTATTAGATAAGAATAATATTGCAGAGCTATTAGTTTCGCACTTTGATGCCATTGTAGCGAGCTTCAACAAAAAACATACGGTCCTGTCGACCTCACTTATGAGCGAATATGAGACATTTAATCTTTTTGACAAACAGCGCTCAGAGGAAGAGATTTTTATGGATATTGTTAGTCATATCTCACATAAAGCGGAGTCACTATCACCTGAAAAAAAGAATGAAGTTCAGAATGCAATCCAACAGCTTTTGTATTACTTGAAACGCGATGAAGACAACTTTTTATTAATTGAGGCTCTTTGTCTTTATATTGATGCCAGAGTTTCAATTAAAGACGAAATCGAACGCATCACACAGCTTTTGAAAAATCGACAATGCAAAGAAGGTTATAGTACATGA
- a CDS encoding MDR family MFS transporter yields the protein MSTEQNDVLKNVNKLPIIAVLLVGAFVAILNQTLLTTALPVLMADLDIDANLGQWVTTAFMLVNGVMIPITAFLIEKFTTRKLFLTAMILFGIGTFICAIAPTFTFLITGRMIQAAGAGIAMPLMQTVLLLIFPVEKRGSAMGMVGLVISFAPAIGPTLSGWLVQSYHWTVLFWILLPIIVIDIIAAYIVLRNVTTLRSPKLDTLSIILSSLGFGGLLFGFSNAGANGWLSTNVLLPTVIGAVTLTWFILRQLRLAQPILEFRVFKYWVFTLTTAIGMIVFMSMIGAATIFPIYMQTMHNFTALESGLMLLPGAIVMGVMSPITGRIFDKVGARYLGIIGLGMIFVTTAMFTNLTDSTSMLYVTIVYSFRMLGVALVMMPVTTAGINVLPRHLIPHGTAMNNTMRQIAGSIGTAVLVSVMTTAALNEAESGNVGMIDAQISGVNTAFMVAAGIALVGFILAFFIKSNNKKPMQKQTYGTSSTQKPATDHS from the coding sequence ATGAGTACCGAACAAAATGATGTATTAAAAAATGTGAATAAACTACCAATCATTGCGGTTTTGTTAGTAGGGGCATTTGTAGCGATCTTGAATCAGACCCTTTTAACAACCGCTTTGCCTGTTCTTATGGCAGATTTGGATATTGACGCTAACTTAGGCCAGTGGGTTACCACGGCTTTTATGCTTGTGAATGGGGTAATGATCCCAATTACAGCCTTTTTAATTGAGAAATTTACTACACGTAAGCTGTTTCTGACAGCAATGATTCTTTTTGGTATTGGAACATTCATATGCGCCATTGCCCCAACCTTTACATTCCTTATAACTGGTAGAATGATTCAGGCAGCTGGGGCTGGAATAGCCATGCCTCTTATGCAAACCGTTTTGCTTTTAATCTTTCCAGTTGAAAAACGAGGATCGGCAATGGGTATGGTTGGTCTGGTTATTTCGTTTGCTCCGGCTATTGGACCGACATTATCAGGCTGGCTTGTTCAAAGCTATCATTGGACGGTTTTATTCTGGATCTTACTTCCGATTATTGTGATTGATATTATTGCGGCATACATCGTATTACGAAATGTAACAACGCTTCGTTCACCGAAGCTTGACACATTATCAATCATATTATCCTCACTCGGATTTGGAGGTTTGCTCTTTGGATTCAGTAATGCAGGGGCAAACGGATGGTTATCTACAAATGTACTACTTCCAACTGTAATAGGTGCAGTTACCCTTACGTGGTTCATTCTAAGACAGTTACGATTAGCTCAGCCAATTTTAGAGTTCCGAGTATTTAAATACTGGGTGTTTACATTAACAACAGCGATTGGAATGATCGTATTTATGTCGATGATTGGAGCAGCAACGATCTTTCCAATCTATATGCAAACCATGCATAATTTCACCGCTCTAGAATCAGGTTTAATGCTTTTACCTGGTGCGATTGTGATGGGGGTTATGTCGCCAATTACGGGTCGTATCTTTGATAAAGTAGGAGCTAGATATTTAGGAATTATAGGTCTTGGTATGATTTTTGTCACAACAGCGATGTTCACGAATCTGACGGATTCAACCTCTATGCTCTACGTGACGATCGTCTACTCATTCCGGATGTTAGGTGTAGCTCTTGTCATGATGCCTGTAACAACTGCAGGTATTAACGTATTGCCAAGACATTTGATCCCACATGGTACAGCAATGAATAATACGATGCGCCAAATTGCTGGTTCAATTGGTACAGCCGTGTTAGTGTCTGTCATGACAACCGCAGCACTAAACGAAGCAGAGAGTGGGAATGTAGGAATGATTGATGCTCAGATTTCTGGAGTGAACACTGCGTTTATGGTTGCAGCGGGTATTGCTCTTGTTGGATTTATTCTCGCCTTCTTCATCAAGTCCAACAACAAAAAACCAATGCAAAAACAAACGTATGGAACAAGTTCAACTCAAAAGCCTGCAACAGATCATTCATAA
- a CDS encoding DUF2188 domain-containing protein — protein MKEFSVVANKDATTWMVKAEDVAPIHEFDKRDDAVEKAKELAASDQPSKVDVYDASNELVESQVFE, from the coding sequence ATGAAAGAATTTAGCGTAGTAGCAAACAAAGATGCAACAACTTGGATGGTAAAGGCGGAAGACGTTGCGCCAATTCACGAATTTGATAAGCGTGATGACGCTGTTGAGAAGGCTAAGGAATTAGCTGCCTCTGATCAACCAAGTAAAGTTGATGTATATGATGCATCCAATGAGTTAGTTGAATCTCAAGTATTTGAATAA
- a CDS encoding metal-dependent hydrolase, producing the protein MNGKTHLMGGLAACAVVETVIDGNDFSPLFYIGGMVGAFLPDICHVHSTIGRRLPLISRLVSFAFGHRTFTHSLLFLFLVHVLLDVVLPDASNVHVGLFAGMISHILLDMATVRGVKLFFPFSMRVRLPLYIRTGGKIEGVVQLVLLGWLIIWSYQFIQSWL; encoded by the coding sequence ATGAACGGAAAAACCCATTTAATGGGAGGTCTTGCGGCTTGTGCTGTCGTTGAAACAGTGATAGACGGCAATGACTTTAGTCCATTGTTTTATATTGGAGGGATGGTTGGCGCTTTTCTTCCTGATATTTGTCATGTGCATTCAACAATTGGAAGAAGACTACCGCTGATATCAAGACTCGTTTCGTTTGCGTTTGGTCATCGTACGTTTACACACAGTCTTCTCTTTCTGTTTCTCGTACATGTGTTGCTTGATGTGGTCTTACCAGACGCATCAAATGTACATGTCGGTCTTTTCGCCGGAATGATTAGCCATATCCTATTAGATATGGCCACAGTAAGAGGGGTTAAATTGTTTTTTCCTTTCTCGATGAGGGTTCGATTGCCATTATACATACGTACAGGCGGTAAGATTGAAGGCGTTGTCCAGCTGGTATTACTCGGATGGTTGATCATTTGGAGCTACCAGTTTATACAATCCTGGCTTTAA
- a CDS encoding alpha/beta fold hydrolase: MDHSLLSLQIHDETLSGAIHLPQQTISEQLPAIVFVHGFIGSKVGEHRLFVKASRYFAEKGYACFRFDFSGCGESSGEYRNLTVSKQIEELLAIIQYMKSQSMIDSEKITVVGHSLGGATSALAVSQIPVHQLVLWSAVAKPYQDIVQITGASAVKAAQRNGFYDYHGFELSHAFFEDLKIHDPLAAISSVKSPVLIVHAEKDEDVAVSHANLYAEHSAHLMEPPIYIDHASHTFASSTWEDQLFEKTFTQLAKTKIPAKH; this comes from the coding sequence ATGGACCATTCTCTTCTTTCGCTTCAAATACATGATGAGACGCTTTCCGGCGCCATTCATCTCCCACAACAAACGATATCAGAGCAGCTACCTGCCATTGTGTTTGTACACGGATTTATCGGAAGTAAAGTGGGTGAGCATCGGTTATTTGTTAAAGCCTCACGCTATTTTGCGGAAAAGGGCTATGCTTGCTTCCGGTTTGATTTTAGCGGATGTGGAGAAAGTAGCGGAGAGTATCGTAACCTAACAGTCAGTAAACAAATAGAAGAATTACTTGCAATCATTCAATACATGAAGAGCCAATCTATGATTGATTCAGAGAAGATTACGGTTGTTGGTCATAGTCTTGGAGGAGCAACATCTGCACTCGCTGTAAGCCAAATTCCGGTTCATCAGCTTGTTCTTTGGTCAGCTGTAGCCAAGCCTTATCAAGATATTGTTCAGATTACAGGTGCGTCAGCTGTTAAAGCCGCCCAAAGAAATGGCTTTTATGATTATCATGGATTTGAGCTAAGTCATGCTTTCTTTGAAGATTTAAAGATTCATGATCCTTTAGCTGCTATCTCATCTGTAAAAAGCCCTGTGTTGATCGTTCATGCAGAAAAAGATGAAGACGTGGCAGTCAGTCATGCCAATTTGTATGCAGAACACTCTGCACATCTTATGGAGCCCCCTATTTATATCGATCATGCATCCCACACATTTGCATCAAGCACATGGGAAGATCAGCTTTTTGAAAAAACGTTTACACAGTTAGCCAAGACAAAGATTCCTGCTAAACATTAA
- a CDS encoding polysaccharide deacetylase family protein, producing MNLRKPIFMAWLIFLITVNGLSSVESATVDNKEPTPNSILAKRYPDTVFFSGPQNDKQIALTFDDGPDPRVTSDLLDVLKEEEVPATFFLLGARAKAYPDLVLRTHKEGHLIGNHGYWHNPIIQLSDQQATFEIEQTQQVIEQIIGVKTTLHRPPFGLLNEQKVEVIKELDYSIILWSVDSEDWKASPPDQIVETVLETVKPGSIILHHDGSNWDTDLTGTVTAVKKEIKELKKQGYTFVTVNDLLGLSE from the coding sequence TTGAACCTACGAAAACCAATTTTTATGGCATGGCTTATTTTTTTGATAACAGTTAATGGCTTAAGTAGTGTTGAATCTGCAACCGTTGATAACAAGGAGCCTACACCAAATTCAATTCTTGCTAAGCGATATCCGGATACAGTGTTCTTCTCAGGACCCCAGAACGACAAACAGATTGCACTAACCTTTGACGATGGGCCAGATCCACGTGTTACGAGTGACCTTTTAGATGTCTTAAAGGAAGAGGAAGTACCTGCAACCTTCTTTTTACTTGGAGCGAGAGCTAAAGCCTATCCAGATCTGGTGCTACGCACGCATAAGGAAGGGCACCTTATAGGAAATCATGGTTACTGGCATAACCCAATCATTCAGTTATCTGATCAGCAAGCGACATTTGAAATTGAGCAAACCCAGCAAGTAATTGAACAAATTATTGGCGTGAAAACGACGTTACATAGACCTCCATTTGGCCTTTTAAACGAGCAAAAGGTAGAAGTGATTAAGGAACTGGACTATTCAATTATCTTGTGGTCAGTTGACTCAGAAGATTGGAAAGCTTCTCCGCCTGATCAAATTGTTGAAACAGTACTCGAAACCGTCAAGCCAGGATCAATTATTCTTCACCATGATGGATCAAACTGGGATACAGATCTAACAGGCACTGTAACTGCTGTGAAAAAGGAAATAAAAGAGCTGAAGAAGCAAGGGTATACTTTTGTGACAGTTAACGATCTACTCGGATTAAGTGAGTAG
- a CDS encoding D-alanyl-D-alanine carboxypeptidase family protein, with the protein MRKVIAVLISFILVTGMMVPTTWAAEKEEQKAEVQFAENASSAIIMERDTGEVLYEKNSEESLPPASMTKIMTMLLIMEAIDKKQLKYEDMIRASENAASMGGSQIFLEPGEEMSVQDMLKGIAVASGNDASVAMAEHLGGTEAGFADMMNEKAKELGLEKTHFSNSNGLPIENHYTSAHDLAVIAKELLKYEDITKFTGIYEDYLRQDTDNPFWLVNTNKLVRFYPGVDGLKTGFTKEAKYGLTATAEKDGMRIIAVVMGSPTPKERNADVTTMLDFAFSQYKTHKLHERNEAVGEVKISKGQQKNVKAVTGESISILTKKTESIDQVVEKIELNENMKAPILKGDEIGTLIVENGGKVVSETPLVAEDEVLEASWWTLFKRVLGGFGGN; encoded by the coding sequence ATGAGAAAAGTGATAGCTGTATTAATCAGTTTCATATTAGTCACAGGTATGATGGTGCCAACTACGTGGGCAGCGGAGAAAGAGGAACAAAAAGCAGAGGTTCAATTCGCAGAAAATGCTTCATCTGCCATCATTATGGAAAGAGATACTGGAGAAGTACTTTACGAGAAAAATAGTGAAGAGTCCTTACCTCCTGCAAGCATGACTAAAATAATGACCATGCTTTTAATTATGGAAGCCATTGATAAAAAACAACTTAAATATGAAGATATGATCCGAGCAAGTGAGAATGCAGCTTCAATGGGAGGCTCACAAATTTTCTTAGAACCTGGCGAAGAAATGTCTGTACAAGATATGTTAAAAGGTATTGCTGTTGCATCTGGAAATGATGCGTCTGTTGCAATGGCTGAGCATTTGGGCGGGACCGAAGCAGGTTTTGCAGACATGATGAATGAAAAAGCGAAGGAGCTTGGGCTAGAAAAAACGCATTTCTCAAATTCAAATGGGTTACCAATTGAAAATCATTACACCTCAGCTCATGATCTGGCCGTTATTGCAAAAGAGCTTTTAAAGTATGAAGACATCACAAAGTTTACGGGAATCTATGAAGATTATTTGCGTCAAGATACGGACAATCCGTTCTGGCTCGTTAATACGAATAAATTGGTTCGTTTTTATCCTGGAGTAGATGGATTGAAAACAGGCTTTACAAAAGAAGCAAAATACGGGTTAACCGCAACAGCAGAGAAGGATGGCATGCGTATTATTGCTGTAGTCATGGGTTCACCAACACCTAAAGAACGTAATGCGGATGTGACAACCATGCTCGACTTTGCATTTAGCCAATACAAAACACATAAGCTACACGAGCGTAATGAAGCTGTGGGTGAAGTGAAAATCAGTAAAGGCCAACAGAAAAACGTAAAGGCTGTAACGGGTGAATCTATTTCGATCTTAACGAAGAAAACGGAATCGATTGATCAAGTAGTAGAAAAGATTGAATTAAACGAGAATATGAAGGCTCCTATTTTAAAAGGCGATGAGATTGGCACGCTTATTGTCGAAAACGGCGGGAAGGTTGTTAGCGAAACCCCTCTGGTTGCTGAGGATGAGGTATTAGAGGCATCTTGGTGGACATTATTTAAACGTGTACTTGGCGGTTTCGGAGGGAATTAA
- the spoIIAA gene encoding anti-sigma F factor antagonist, translating into MSLLINMERKDRVLLVRLEGELDHHSAAKLRADIEEQIETGKVTHLVLNLEFLSFMDSSGLGVILGRFKQIRANGGEMVVCAISPAVRRLFEMSGLFKIVRLEANEQFALETLGVA; encoded by the coding sequence TTGAGCTTACTAATCAATATGGAACGAAAAGACCGTGTGTTACTTGTACGTTTAGAAGGAGAATTAGATCATCACTCTGCTGCCAAACTACGAGCTGATATTGAGGAACAAATTGAGACAGGTAAAGTGACTCATCTTGTTCTAAATCTTGAATTCCTTTCTTTTATGGATAGCTCGGGTCTTGGAGTGATTCTAGGACGATTTAAGCAAATTAGAGCGAATGGGGGAGAAATGGTCGTTTGTGCGATTTCTCCAGCTGTTCGCAGGTTATTTGAGATGTCTGGTCTCTTTAAAATTGTACGTCTTGAAGCAAACGAACAGTTTGCTTTAGAAACATTGGGGGTGGCCTAA
- the spoIIAB gene encoding anti-sigma F factor: MQNRMDLSFSAISSNESFARVTVAAFIAQIDPSMEEVTEIKTVVSEAVTNSIIHGYQNQPEGKVYISASIEEECLELIIRDEGMGIADLDEARQPLFTTKPELERSGMGFTIMENFCDEMKVTSEPLLGTTIYLKKQLSTKKAIYN; encoded by the coding sequence ATGCAAAATCGGATGGATTTAAGCTTTTCTGCGATTAGTTCAAATGAATCCTTCGCGCGAGTAACGGTCGCAGCGTTTATCGCACAAATTGATCCAAGCATGGAAGAAGTTACAGAGATTAAAACGGTGGTCTCTGAAGCTGTCACGAATTCGATTATTCATGGCTATCAAAATCAGCCTGAGGGGAAAGTGTATATTTCCGCATCGATCGAAGAAGAGTGTCTTGAATTAATTATTCGTGATGAAGGCATGGGAATCGCAGACCTTGATGAAGCCCGGCAGCCGTTATTTACAACAAAACCTGAGCTTGAACGATCTGGGATGGGTTTTACGATTATGGAGAATTTTTGTGACGAGATGAAAGTAACTTCTGAGCCATTACTCGGAACAACGATTTATTTAAAGAAGCAACTATCAACTAAAAAAGCCATATACAATTAA
- the sigF gene encoding RNA polymerase sporulation sigma factor SigF encodes MDVEVKRKKNQSGQLTDAEVKRLIKESQDGNASSRDEIVSRNTRLVWSVVQRFMNRGYEADDLFQIGCIGLIKSVDKFDLSYDVKFSTYAVPMIIGEIQRFLRDDGTVKVSRSIKELGNRVRKMKDELTKTLGRTPTVNEMAKQLEVTPEEIVFAGEASRPLTSIHETVYENDGDPITVLDQMADHSESRWFDKIALKEVIKELEDRERLIVYLRYYKDQTQSEVAERLGISQVQVSRLEKKILEHMKMEMDGYE; translated from the coding sequence ATGGATGTGGAGGTAAAACGTAAAAAAAATCAGTCAGGTCAGCTTACAGACGCGGAAGTGAAACGATTAATTAAAGAAAGCCAAGATGGTAATGCGAGCTCTCGTGATGAGATTGTCAGCCGGAACACAAGGCTTGTCTGGTCAGTCGTGCAACGATTTATGAATCGAGGGTACGAGGCCGACGATCTCTTTCAAATTGGGTGTATTGGATTAATTAAATCTGTTGATAAGTTTGATTTAAGTTATGATGTAAAATTTTCTACGTATGCCGTACCAATGATAATAGGTGAAATTCAACGATTTTTACGCGATGATGGAACGGTGAAAGTTAGTCGGTCCATTAAGGAGCTTGGAAATCGAGTTCGTAAAATGAAAGATGAATTAACAAAAACACTCGGACGCACACCAACAGTCAATGAGATGGCTAAACAACTCGAGGTGACCCCTGAAGAAATTGTGTTTGCTGGTGAGGCAAGCAGGCCGCTCACGTCTATTCATGAAACGGTGTATGAAAATGACGGAGATCCAATTACAGTTCTTGATCAAATGGCCGATCATTCAGAGAGTCGCTGGTTTGATAAGATTGCTTTAAAAGAAGTCATCAAAGAACTTGAGGATCGGGAAAGACTTATTGTGTATTTAAGGTATTACAAGGATCAGACCCAATCTGAAGTGGCTGAACGGCTTGGTATTTCCCAAGTGCAGGTATCAAGACTTGAGAAAAAGATTTTAGAGCACATGAAAATGGAAATGGACGGGTATGAATAA
- a CDS encoding helix-turn-helix domain-containing protein, with protein MKKKKKSETKTKLNTSINIIQTAHQLFMDKGYANVSTRMIAKECGLTQPALYHHYPNKVSIYLAVLQTDLKKTEEAIQSIFARNESIRDALLEMTIYILLNRPKNLGQINSDMRLHMDKEQQLLIRKYWTDAYLSPIEQLLKESSLHTHLTEDPYHLTKLAHVYLGMVHQQLPEMDRLINVDEHVARDRAEFLVTVYLDGILNKKD; from the coding sequence ATGAAAAAGAAAAAGAAATCTGAAACGAAAACAAAACTAAATACCTCAATCAATATTATACAAACGGCGCATCAGCTGTTTATGGATAAGGGGTATGCAAACGTATCAACACGTATGATTGCCAAGGAATGCGGTCTGACTCAACCAGCGCTATATCATCATTATCCAAACAAAGTAAGCATTTATTTGGCTGTCCTGCAAACCGATCTTAAGAAAACAGAAGAAGCAATCCAGTCCATTTTTGCGCGTAATGAATCGATTCGTGACGCTCTTTTAGAAATGACCATTTATATTTTATTAAATCGTCCGAAGAATTTAGGGCAAATTAATAGTGATATGAGGTTACACATGGATAAAGAGCAGCAGTTGTTGATTCGAAAGTATTGGACAGATGCTTATCTATCACCAATTGAACAGTTGTTGAAGGAGTCATCCCTTCATACACATTTAACAGAAGATCCATATCATTTAACGAAACTCGCGCACGTATATCTTGGAATGGTGCATCAGCAATTACCTGAGATGGATCGGCTAATAAATGTGGATGAACACGTCGCTCGTGACCGGGCCGAATTTCTGGTCACTGTCTACTTAGATGGCATTTTAAATAAAAAAGACTAA
- a CDS encoding tryptophan-rich sensory protein, translated as MKQLRTLAIINIAAFIVALGMNYLFPSSQNVGNVADALGSIIQPAGYTFSIWGFIYLLITIWLIRMFFAKGHEAESYKKIGGWFAANILLNSLWILVFESELIGPSVFVIAGVFLTVLIIYLKIESTPGTPWWHRLPFSAYLGWITVAVIVNVFAWTNASGIDSLFGLDELAWTVILLVVATAITLFVTLRHRDIMYPAIVIWAFIGIIVKEQDRTQLVTLLWILIAVIAVAMIYQVVRFFKHKAA; from the coding sequence ATGAAACAACTTCGTACGCTCGCCATCATTAACATAGCAGCATTTATTGTGGCTTTAGGAATGAACTATCTCTTTCCTTCTTCACAAAATGTAGGAAATGTGGCAGATGCACTAGGATCCATCATACAGCCAGCAGGGTACACGTTTTCAATATGGGGATTCATTTACTTATTGATTACGATTTGGCTCATTCGTATGTTTTTCGCGAAAGGTCATGAAGCGGAAAGCTATAAAAAGATTGGTGGCTGGTTTGCTGCAAATATCTTGTTAAATAGTTTGTGGATTCTTGTTTTTGAAAGTGAACTAATTGGTCCGTCAGTCTTTGTGATTGCAGGTGTCTTTTTAACCGTATTAATCATTTATCTAAAGATCGAATCAACACCTGGAACACCTTGGTGGCATCGATTACCATTCTCAGCCTATCTGGGTTGGATTACAGTAGCGGTTATAGTGAATGTGTTTGCTTGGACAAATGCATCTGGTATTGATTCATTATTTGGTTTAGATGAACTTGCTTGGACCGTGATTTTGTTAGTCGTTGCGACAGCTATTACTTTGTTTGTCACACTTCGGCATCGTGATATCATGTATCCAGCCATCGTCATCTGGGCTTTCATTGGGATTATTGTAAAAGAACAAGACAGAACGCAGCTTGTCACTTTATTATGGATTCTTATTGCAGTTATTGCAGTAGCAATGATCTATCAAGTGGTCCGTTTCTTTAAACATAAAGCTGCATAA